A window from Pelodiscus sinensis isolate JC-2024 chromosome 31, ASM4963464v1, whole genome shotgun sequence encodes these proteins:
- the LOC142821472 gene encoding zinc finger protein RFP-like codes for MSLTSPFPIFIQKQTQDERAKIVAEFQQLQQFLEEQERLLLDQLEQLDEETGRLQTDTVGKLSAQISHLRERIGELEGTCQKPASEFVQDVRRTFSRCETGLFQPPEEISPELDERVRGISQQTTALLEMLRQFTDTLPSALDRARRPFRQAMVTLDPDMANPHLVLSGDGKRVRWERAQQPLPDTPERFNTRPCVLGREGFTSGRHCWEVEVGDGRHWAVGVARESVSTKGQISLSPEGGIWAVEWWGESQFRARTCPVTPLPRSPPRRIRVCLDCDRGQVRFIDAGSEAQNFTFLPGSLPGERIRPWLGVWSASPLSLCP; via the exons atgtccctgaccagccctttccccattttcatacagaaacagacacaagacGAGAGGGCgaagattgtggccgagtttcagcagctgcagcagttcctggaggaacaagagcgactcctgctggacCAGCTGGAGCAGTTGGACGAGGAAactgggaggctccagactgacactgtcgGGAAACTCTCCGCACAGATTTCCCATCTCAGAGAGCGGatcggtgagctggaggggacgtgtcagaagccagcgagtgaattcgtgcag gaTGTGAGAAGGACCTTTAGCAG gtgtgagacggggctGTTCCAGCCGCCAGAGGAGATTTCTCCTGAATTGGACGAGCGAGTCAGGGGTATCTCCCAGCAAACGACTGCGCTGTTGGAGATGCTGAGGCAGTTCACAG acacactgccctctgcactggacagaGCAAGACGACCTTTCAGACAGG cgatggtgactctggatccagacatggCGAATCCCCACCTCGTCCTGTCTGGggatgggaaacgtgtgagatggGAACGTGCACAGCAGCCACTGCCCGACACCCCAGAGAGATTCAACACTCggccctgtgtgctgggccgtgagggattcacctcggggagacattgctgggaggtggaggtgggggatgggcgacactgggctgtgggggtggccagagagtctgtgagcacTAAGGGACAAATCAGCCTGAGCCCTGagggggggatctgggctgtggagTGGTGGGGGGAGAGTCAGTTCCGGGCTCGCACCTGCCCTGTGACCCCGCTGCCCCGGAGCCCCCCCAGAAGGATCCgtgtttgtctggactgtgaccgggggcaggtgaGATTTATCGATGCTGGTTCTGAGGCCCAGAACTTCACTTTCCtgccgggctccctccctggggaaagaatccgaccctggctgggggtgtggtcAGCATCCCCACTCAGCCTGTGTCCCTGA